The Conger conger unplaced genomic scaffold, fConCon1.1 SCAFFOLD_202, whole genome shotgun sequence genome includes a window with the following:
- the LOC133119529 gene encoding relaxin-3 receptor 1-like → MPRNSSDALEPGACGLGAGGGDGAWDGELGNLTLRCWLQLLSLESGADLHGDGASGALRAAIALTYAAVCLLGLLGNALALHLLRSRHRHRSQSSITRLVMGLAVTDLQFVLTLPFWAVDTALDFRWPFGRLMCKIVGTVTAMNMYASVFFLTAMSVARYCALASALRAPSPRRAAGRARWASLGIWVLALAASLPHAVYSTTVRLSDEELCLVRFPDAGRWDPQLLLGLYQTQKVLLGFLAPLAVICVCYLLLLRFVLRRHAVGAPGPAGEPGCHRRRSKVTRSVTVVVLSFFLCWLPNQALTLWGVLIKFDLVPFSAAFYNAQAYAFPLSVCLAHTNSCLNPVLYCLVRQEFRAGLKEILLRATPSFRNLGNLATRKKDAAQPEPVLVLA, encoded by the coding sequence ATGCCTAGGAACAGCAGCGACGCCCTGGAGCCCGGGGCTTGTGGGCTAGGCGCCGGGGGCGGGGACGGCGCGTGGGACGGCGAGCTGGGGAACCTCACCCTGCGCTGCTGGCTGCAGCTGCTGTCTCTGGAGTCGGGCGCGGATCTCCACGGCGACGGGGCGAGCGGGGCCCTGCGGGCCGCCATCGCGCTGACCTACGCCGCCGTCTGCCTGCTCGGCCTGCTGGGAAACGCGCTGGCCCTGCACCTGCTGCGGTCCCGGCACCGGCACCGCTCGCAGTCCTCCATCACCCGCCTGGTGATGGGCCTGGCCGTCACCGACCTGCAGTTCGTGCTGACGCTGCCCTTCTGGGCCGTGGACACGGCGCTGGACTTCCGCTGGCCCTTCGGCCGGCTCATGTGCAAGATCGTCGGCACGGTGACGGCCATGAACATGTACGCCAGCGTCTTCTTCCTCACCGCCATGAGCGTGGCGCGCTACTGCGCCCTGGCGTCCGCGCTGAGGGCGCCCAGCCCACGCCGCGCCGCGGGGAGGGCCCGCTGGGCCAGCCTGGGCATCTGGGTCCTGGCGCTGGCCGCCTCGCTGCCCCACGCCGTGTACTCCACCACCGTGCGGCTGTCGGACGAGGAGCTGTGCCTGGTGCGCTTCCCGGACGCGGGCCGCTGGGACCCGCAGCTGCTGCTGGGGCTGTACCAGACGCAGAAGGTGCTGCTGGGCTTCCTGGCGCCGCTGGCGGTCATCTGCGTGTGctacctgctgctgctgcgctTCGTCCTGCGGCGGCACGCGGTGGGAGCCCCGGGGCCCGCCGGAGAGCCGGGCTGCCACCGCCGCCGCTCCAAGGTCACGCGCTCGGTGACGGTGGTGGTGCTGTCCTTCTTCCTGTGCTGGCTGCCCAATCAGGCGCTGACGCTGTGGGGCGTGCTCATCAAGTTCGACCTGGTGCCCTTCAGCGCGGCGTTCTACAACGCCCAGGCCTACGCCTTCCCGCTGTCCGTCTGCCTGGCGCACACCAACAGCTGCCTGAACCCCGTGCTCTACTGCCTGGTGCGCCAAGAGTTCAGGGCGGGGCTGAAGGAGATCCTGCTGCGGGCCACGCCCTCCTTCCGTAACCTGGGCAACCTGGCCACCCGCAAGAAGGACGCAGCCCAGCCAGAGCCCGTGCTGGTGCTGGCCTAG